The following proteins are co-located in the Xiphophorus maculatus strain JP 163 A chromosome 24, X_maculatus-5.0-male, whole genome shotgun sequence genome:
- the creg1 gene encoding protein CREG1, whose protein sequence is MSSALWPTLLLLLGLSWAGLGSSSCRVQIPPHDQVARVARFIAHQCDWASMATISSHKPVEGQPFSNVFSVSDGPQGTSSGVPYMYLTHMEVSVQDLQVNPQASLSMSLAQTDYCKQQGFDPQSPLCAHIILSGSVVQVNGTEADFAKKALFSRHPEMIDWPTDHNWFFAKFNITQVWVLDYFGGVKTVSPDEYFQAAPHRKHH, encoded by the exons ATGAGCTCCGCTCTGTGGCCtactctcctcctcctcctcggccTCTCCTGGGCCGGCCTCGGCTCCTCCTCCTGCCGGGTCCAGATCCCTCCTCACGACCAGGTGGCCCGGGTGGCCCGCTTCATCGCCCACCAGTGTGACTGGGCCTCCATGGCCACCATCTCCAGCCACAAGCCGGTGGAGGGTCAGCCGTTCTCCAACGTCTTCTCGGTGAGCGACGGGCCACAAGGAACCAGCTCCGGGGTCCCGTACATGTACCTGACCCACATGGAGGTGTCGGTCCAGGACCTGCAG GTGAACCCCCAGGCGTCCCTGTCCATGTCTCTGGCCCAGACCGATTACTGCAAGCAGCAGGGCTTCGATCCTCAGAGTCCGCTCTGCGCTCACATCATCCTGTCTGGATCCGTCGTCCAG GTGAACGGGACGGAGGCGGACTTTGCAAAGAAAGCTCTGTTCAGCCGACACCCGGAGATGATCGACTGGCCCACGGACCACAACTGGTTCTTCGCCAAGTTCAACATCACTCAG GTGTGGGTGCTGGATTACTTCGGAGGGGTGAAGACCGTCTCTCCTGATGAATATTTCCAGGCGGCGCCCCACAGGAAGCACCACTGA